A section of the Schistosoma haematobium chromosome ZW, whole genome shotgun sequence genome encodes:
- a CDS encoding hypothetical protein (EggNog:ENOG410W0HF~COG:S): MHLGDSKVNTYNIGDVSLPVVRSHKDLGVTVSNDLKTTAHCREVAVKGFRTLWALKRTFTKFDTTLFTTLYTSLVRTKLENCVQAGSPCLKGDSDILEKVQRAATRAIPELRGLSYKERLEKLNLFTLSYRRLRGDLILMYRILRNDFGPNLFSLFLPTRSGHLRGHSRRVEKPRTNKIPVAYRFSHRVINTWNLLPEAVVSAPSIDSFKKRLDTDRSILEKE; encoded by the coding sequence atgcacttgggggattcaaaggttaatacgtacaacataggggatgtgtcattacccgtagtccggtctcataaggacctgggggtgacagtgagcaatgatcttaagacgacggcccattgccgggaggtcgcagttaaggggtttcgaaccctctgggctttaaaaaggacattcactaagtttgataCTACCttgttcaccacattatacacatccttagtaagaactaagttagagaactgtgttcaggctggaagcccctgtttaaaaggtgactcagacatactagaaaaggtacagagggcagctacgcgtgctattccggaactccggggtttatcatataaagagcggcttgaaaaactgaacctctttactctgtcctatcgcagactaaggggagatctaatattgatgtacagaatactgagaaatgatttcggacctaacttattctctctctttcttcccactagatcgggacacctcagaggacatagcaggcgagtagaaaagccaagaacgaacaaaatacccgtggcatacaggttttcacaccgagtcatcaatacttggaacctgctgcctgaagcagtggtgtccgcaccttcaattgactctttcaagaaaAGACTGGACACtgacagaagcatactagaaaaggaataa